The nucleotide window AAGGGTATGCCATATGTGTTGCTCAGTTCTTCACCGATGGTCTTTATGTCGTCGTGCCTCTGGTATTTGCTGTAAAGAAGGGTTGTTGTGATCGCCCCGGCGCCGGTTTCGATACCCTTCCGAAAGGTCTCCTCCAATCTCATCCTGTAACAGAAGAGGCACCGGTCCTTGCCGTATTCGAGGGCGCCCCTGAGAAATGTTTCGAGGTCGTACGATGTGTTAACGGAAAGCGGCAGGAGCGCTATCCCGGCATAGTTATCAAGGGTCTCCAGCCTTTTCAGGAATTCCGTGTATGGGTGGATATTGGGGTTGTAAAAATATCCGGATACCTCCGCGCCCTCCTTCCTCAATTCTTTTAATGTGTGTATGCTGCAAGGGGCGCAGCAGATATGCAACAAAACCTTTTTATCCTTTATTTCCATGTGAGTATTGTAGCACCTCTCCCTGCATTTTTCCATAAAGAGAGAAAAATGCTAAACCTTTTCCTGAATCCAACGATAATATTCTAAGAGAAAAAGCGAAAAGCGTGTTTCCTTTTACGTTTAAAAAAGGTGAAAAATAAACCTGTAGGAGAACGTTATGTCATTTAAAAATTTTAGTTTAACAAAAAAGATTACCTTTTTGGGGTCTTTTCTGGTCATTACCTGCATTGCCGTCACTGCCTTTGCCTGTCTGTGGCAGGTGCGCAGCGACTTTGTAAAACAGGCGCAGGTTACGCTTGACGGCAGGCTGAAGGTTTTTTGGGAATTGCTCCTTACAAAAGATATAAACCTTTTACCGAGCGCGAAACTCGAAGATAAGATAAAATCTGTGAATATAAAGATTGAGAATGATAAACTGCTGATAAGTTATTATGCATTAAACGATAACACCGTTTTTGTTGATCAGATAAAGAATCTGTTCGGTGGTGTTGCAACAATCTTCATGAAAGACGTCCGAGTGTCAACAAGTCTCATCAACCCCGATGGGAGTCGCGCACTTGGGTTAAAATTACAAGGGCCCGTTTATGATACTGTTATTAAAAGAGGTCAATCATATCGGGGCGAGGTCATCTTGAACGGGAAGACATACTTTTCCGCCTATGACCCGCTTAAAAATAAGCAAGGT belongs to Syntrophorhabdaceae bacterium and includes:
- a CDS encoding epoxyqueuosine reductase QueH, coding for MEIKDKKVLLHICCAPCSIHTLKELRKEGAEVSGYFYNPNIHPYTEFLKRLETLDNYAGIALLPLSVNTSYDLETFLRGALEYGKDRCLFCYRMRLEETFRKGIETGAGAITTTLLYSKYQRHDDIKTIGEELSNTYGIP